One Lolium rigidum isolate FL_2022 unplaced genomic scaffold, APGP_CSIRO_Lrig_0.1 contig_34438_1, whole genome shotgun sequence genomic window, CCCTCCTGATTATCCTTTCAAACCACCAAAGGTACTTGGCAATCACCTAATGGTTGATTGGTTATCTGCATTTCCTTTGTTCCATTTATTATTTTGAATTTGTGTCCCATATGCCTCAGGACATTCCACAGTTCACATCTAAGAATGGAACTCTGGCATATGTGGTTCATATCAGATCATATGATCATACCTGTTCGTGTTGGATAACACGCGGTCTCATTTAGTTCGGTTTGGTTCATCTTTTCGGCTCTCTGTTATATTCTGTTTGAAAATCTTAAATGGGTTCCAGATGTGCGACAGCTATagaagttcatgctaataactagTCTGCGGTACCTTAACCGTCAGGTGTCATGCCACTAAGACACTTGCTGAAGACTGAGAACCTTTCATGTGAACTGGTTTGGGATTTGTAAATTTGTATATTTTACTAGTTAAGGTGGAGGTTGTGTCGGTGTTTTGGTAAGCAATGGTTTCAGTTAGATTGTTACATCCAGTTAGCCAACTGCCCCTATAAGTCTTCATAGTGCACTTGGTGCGGTATCTGCAATGCTACTTCAGTTGTGTCTGCAGTACTTGTATGGCCACATCAATCCCCTGAGATCATCTGCTTATTCTGATGGAACACATATAACTAACAAAATTTTCTTAGAAGCTCTACAGTCTCTGGCTATCTTAGGCAAGGTTGAAAGTTTCAGTCTGGAAGTGCATTTGCCACACTTAATATCCATAGCTTTACAAAAAGAACACATTGGGCAGTATGTGACCTCTCTCTTTAACCTGCAATTTGCAGGTAGCGTTTCGTACCAAGGTGTTCCACCCAAACGTGAACAGCAACGGGAGCATTTGCCTGGATATCTTGAAGGACCAATGGAGCCCTGCTCTGACTATCTCCAAGGTCTGCTATTCCGACTTAATAAACCCTGTTTATTCTCCGGCTGCTTTGGACCTCGACGGCAAGGGCTGAAGGAACTCATCATATGCACTCTTGTGGGATTACAGGTGTTGCTGTCCATCTGCTCCCTGCTGTGTGACCCAAACCCCGACGACCCCCTGGTTCCCGAGATCGCCCACATGTACAAGACGGACCGGCACAAGTACGAGAGCACCGCCAGGACCTGGACGCAGAGGTACGCCATGTGATGTGAGACGGCGGACGGATCGCCGGAGTCGATCTTGTAAACATTCTGTCTATGTGCTATGTGTTGTATGGATGATCAAACAGGCTCTGCAGTTGCTCAATTGCTGTCACTTGGAACGAACATCGAACCGGTGCTAGATAATTTGGATTCAGACAATGTTGCCACCTACTCTACCAGCATGTCAGTGCTTGCAATGCAGTCGTTCACTGAACCCTTGTTTAGGAACCTTGAGTTGCTTAGCTGTTACGTGCTTTGGAAGGGACCGTTTGTTTACCAACTACCGCGCACCCGTACCGTACTAGTCTGATGATGCACGAGGGTTCTCAGCTCATCTGGCGTTAAAATAATCGATTCGATTACTGTGTACAGTATGTACTAGTATAGTAGTAAAAGGAAGCATAGTTCGAATTTCAAAGTTTTGTTGGGTTCAAGAAATTAGCATGGCTCACTTCTTTTCGCGGCTTCTCCGAGAAATTACCCTCTTCCGAGCTTCCTGGGGAAGCCACCCTCAAAATTTAGGAAGGCTTTCGAAATGGTTTAGCCTAGACTAGTCTAAAAACCTCCCTAAATTTTGGGGATGGCTTCTCCAAGAAGctgggggagggcagcttctcggagaagccgccaaaagaactgagcctaAGTCATCATGAGTTTTTTCTTTCAGGTGACAAAAATATGAGAATTTGGACtcgtatgctctctttatttgcaatacaatttgaacatatttaaaaatattaaaatattcTCAAGAAAAATGCATACATCACCACATCTAGGTGCTTACGTAGTCGTTACGAGGAAAAAAACAAACTTTCAGGTGGCATGTGTAAAGAAGACAAAATTCAATACGTTACTAAAATGTTGTTGCgaggtttttttttttacagggccacaaaaatgattttttttaccAAACTTAAAGTGAGCACACAAAATGTGGAGATATACGGACCAAAAATTCCAATTTCTAGCATTTTCAAAGGTTCCTTTAATTTAtaggataggaaaagcataggaataggagAAACATAGGATTAGAATATCATGCATACTTGAATCATAtgggaagatgaagtttgtttgattgtagcaaagaaaAAAATTCAAGAGGTATGATCTaatgtttttcttttctataAGATTTTGTACTACAAGATTCTTATAGAATTAGTTTCTATAGAATGTGTTTCTACGAATCAAACAACGTGTGTAGCAATTATTTCTATAAGATCCAAATCTTATAAAGGGCCCTCAGTTAGTTCTATTCTATTTCTAAATCAAGTGCATGAATTTATCTAGATTCATAGGTGTGTAcattaaaatacatataaaaatACACAAATCTACGACAGTTAATTTGGTACGGAGGAGGAAGTACTACTTCCATAGCGAAACTTGGTGGCGAGAACCCACGGGACCGAACAATAATTTGCCGTATTTGGCGAGTTTTCTTTCCACTCCCTTTGTGACGAAAGTTTGACTTGAACATGTTTGTACTAGTGCTACAGTGTCCGTGTGCTTTTGGCCATGACCACACACACAGTGAGATTGGATGGTCATACATTGATCTGGCCCGATCGAGCCGGCGAACCCTACTCAACTTTTGGCGTCGGACTTTGAGAAGGCAGGGAGAGCGAGAGGTGCAGGTCGCGGCAGCCTTGTGCCTGGGCAATAATGCCGGCGGCACAGGGGCTGTTGGTTGTTGCGGCGTCCCAAAAATGAGCCCCGGCCCCGTAATCATGCGCCGCTCACGTGCCGCCTCTGCAGCTTTCGCACCACCGTCGCTGCCTCTGTGGCGGAGCGGTGGCCGTGGCTCGTAGTAGGGAATCCGGCGACCGGCGGGGATCGTGCCTCTACTTTCTTGTATTTTCCGGGCATGCGTGGCCGGTGCTGCTCTGGGATAACAGCAGCGGCGTGCGTCTCTGGAGCATGTATGGAGACGGGGCGGCTATCCCGGCGCCGATCGCGCCGCCCGAGAACGGCCAAGGTGCAGCAGACGGCACGGTGGAGCTGGAAGCAGCACCACTACTCCGTGAAACCATGGCCATGCACGCCAGGACGCACCGCAAGGCTCCAACCCGATGCGCCTCTCTTTTTCCCCACC contains:
- the LOC124681151 gene encoding ubiquitin-conjugating enzyme E2 5A: MMASKRIQKELKDLQKDPPTSCSAGPVGEDMFHWQATIMGPSDSPYAGGVFLVTIHFPPDYPFKPPKVAFRTKVFHPNVNSNGSICLDILKDQWSPALTISKVLLSICSLLCDPNPDDPLVPEIAHMYKTDRHKYESTARTWTQRYAM